In the genome of Mytilus edulis chromosome 14, xbMytEdul2.2, whole genome shotgun sequence, the window ACAACGTGAAAGGACaaaaaagaatacagaaaatcctgaaaaaaaagaattgaagaaaaaaaaaacatctggtgaagcaaaatgataaaaacatcaaCAATTAGAACAACAAGGGAAAGGAAAACTCAGTACATAGAACGAAATCAGAGAGTGTAAACTGGACACCAAAGAAAAAAGTTACAGATACGCAAACCAGGAAGGAAATAAAAAGTTGTCAGCAATacaaaagagataaaaaaaagatTGGAAAGGAGTAATATGTCATATCAGAAAATGATGTGGATCCGAAATATAAGAGAGAAAAGAAAGTTGCAAATAGAAAACAGAAAAAGGAAGACGCTGATTTAAACATCAATAACAAAGGTAAACTTATGCAAGATCAGCAAGCTAATGCATTCAATTCAAAACAAACTCAATGGAATGTTACAAATAAGACAAGGACTTCATTgccttaaggttcatcataacaaacggacaaatatggctgtatttacatacCAAtaattactctgagtacagacttacctgtgaagttggaaaagttttaatgcctggcatccactagatataataaagttaaatgcattttgtgtttcagaaagataaaatgtcttttggattttgatgggcatttttgtCCTTCATTAATTAACTAAGTTGTTgtacaactatgagatgctccctcaggtaaaaaaccggtttgtattgttttgattgtccttaattgacatggacaagaggtatcttcacaattataggtgagttaaagagtttatctgagtcagctgtgagtggacagtatcaaagtaattcaggtgtttgtttatttttgcaccttctgcagaaaggaaaaaaaatgcccatcaaaaaccaagaaagattttgtctttcttaaacacaaaatgcatttaacttgtatatatctagtggatgctaggcattaaaactttccaaacagcacatgCAAGTCTCTACACAGAGtggtttttgaggtgaaaatacagccatatttgtccatttgttatgatgaaccttaaattcACCTGTAACATTTGCCAAAATTGTGAAGGATTTAGTTGAAAACGCCACACCAATGAAGAGAAGATCTATGGAAAAAAAGGTATCAAATCTGGTAAGAGGAGATTATATGGCATACCTACAGACATAAAGTCATCTTCAAAAGGCAACATTTCCCACAAAACAATTGCAAAGTCCCTTTTCATGAAAGCAAAAGATTGTTTAGTAAAACATTGACATTTAACCCTCTTGATGCcagattttaaaaaaacaacaatatgacGTTACCAATAGGTAATGACATTTGGACGTCGCCAGTGCCGAATTCTTTTGACGTCGTCGTTTtcgaggtttttttttaatttagaaagtTGAGTCTTCACTACTTCAGCTGTATTCTTTGATAAAAGAGGTGACAATTATTACCATTAGGTGAAGAGAAATTGACTTATTTTGTTCTATATTTGtagatgaacaaaaaaaatcatattttgtttcAGCGGAGAAGttattaaatacaaataaagaacaaaaagaaaacaacatgtACTTCATATGCATTTTATTCTTATAAGTTTTATCAAGAAAAGATCAGCTGATTAGAGTGTTTTTGTATACTAATGATATTTTGTCATTTCTTGGAATGTGATAACATTTGAGTATTTATGACTATAAAACTGATGTCCAATTAACTGAAGTTGTTTCTTCCTTAAAACGCAAACATTTTATTCCTCATAAATCTGCAATGTGTGGAAATGTTTAAAACATCTTCCAACACAAAGTCCAACGCCACAGTCCGGACACCATGTTCTTATTCTTGTCCCCGAAAATCTGTTCTCTTTGCCAGAACAAACGGCACATCTCATTCTCCTTTTGTTGGGAATCCATTCTATGAAGTGCCGAGCAGTAAGTCTGGTACTTTGAAGTAAGCAACGTCTACCCGGTTGTGTCTGTCCTTCTCTGTGTTGTCCAATCAAACCCTGTATTATTTCCTGCTGAAATGTCAAATGGTCCATTTTCTTCTGTACCACAAAGGTATTTCTGTAACATATGTAGGCGTTAactgaaaacaaaatacaataatatTATCAAATTGATGTTTTAATACCTTTCGGAAAACAAAGTCATATTTGAATTGTATGCGAGTTTAGTTTGAGAAAAGGTAATTAATTATCAGTATGATATAGGACTACATGTTTGTAAAATCATCAGAACTAAACTCgtcacaccaaaaaaaaaaaaaataagatagagTACAAACAAATTGCATAGCGCTCGTATACTTACTTTGAATATTTCAATTAAAGCCTTTCGGTAACTCAAAATTTCGAATAAACCATACCTGTTGCTGTCATGAGGAGATTGAACAAAATCTTCTTCCATAATTTCAAACTTCTAAATTGGGGTTCATACTGTGCAATAAACTGGTCACCTAGATCAACGCCACCCATCGTCTCATTGTATTTGTGTACCAAAGCTGGCGCCTTCACAACTTTCCCCTTACTATTAGGTTTCCGGGTCattctgaaaatataattttttttttttaatattgtctagatcttgatataaaacaaatattctgatTACTCCAATGCATGTACTTACAAGTATGaatgattataattttaaatcCTTCTTTACTAATAGATATTCTATGAAAACGTGATCACGGGTTATTAAATTGAGAACTTTTGGAATGAATTGTGAATACAGCTATCCAACACTCTGCTTAGTTTTCGCGGAACCATACATATTAATATATGAATACGGTTCCTTACTTGGAAGAAGAAAAAGAGGAATAGTACAATACATTcaataaaaaaacttattttgcaCTTCCAGCTGTTGTTAACAAGGACACTTGTCGGCGATCACTATATAAAACAGACATAACTGGTCCTTGCGACTTTGCAAGAATTGTCCCCTTTGGAAGTTTTGCTTTTCTGAAACTTTGAGGCATGCCTTTTCTTGTGGTAATGACTGTACCAGTACAATATGTACCCCTGTTTCTGAGGTCGTGGACTAATTTTGGACTGGTAAACCAACTGTCTATGGTCACATGGTGCTGGTTTCCAAAGTGGGGCCTCGTCAGATCCATAACAACTTTGTATCTAGAATATACAGGGCATTGCATTCAATGTTTACTGCAACGTTTATTACACTTTAGAATgaatttaaatatgttatttgaAATAAGTCAGAAATTCATGTCGATGGTTACCGTCTTTATAATACACCAAAAGCCTCCTATGAGAATGTGTGTACGGTATACGgttttatgattatatttttttttgcatatacatgtacatgtagttcacAGTGTTCACAGCTCTCGTATGTTGTACACTATACTATTGTATGTTTGAGTTAACGGTATGTAAAAATTTGAGAAACATAAattgaactgtttttttttttttacaaattaacaaCTAATCATGGAACTTTTAAATAACTTACCATTGTGCATTACATTTAATTACAGTCTGGTTGAAGAATCATGTTGCTCTCTATAGacgttttattaatttttattattgatgCTACCGATTTTACGAATCAGTACCACTTGTACAGATACAACGAACTTACTATTACTAAGATATACAGGACAATCAAAAATTCGTgcgtttttatttattaattctttGCAAACCGGAGTGTTATAGGAGATAAGTCTTTTTGCTTAGTGTGGTTATTGAGAAAAAGGTTGACTGCTGTTAATTTCATGATGAtacatgtaaaaattaaaaaaacaaaaatcaatcatttCCAGACTTGAATTATTCTTTTGAAAtgacacaataaaaaaatatagaaatataatttCAACAGCATACCCTTGTCCATCAGGATGACGAGGTGCATTTGATTTGCCTTTGTATAGTTCTAGTTGATGTGTGTATCCACTGCCTGATTCAGCAAGAACCCATGCCTTGACACCCCATCTGTGCGCCTTTTTATTAGCAATATATTGCTTCAAAAAGTGTCTTCCTTTGAAACCAATCATTCTTTCGTCAATGCAAACATTTTGTGAAAGTCTGAAATAAGTTAATATTTTAAGAATACATACATTATGAATAAGTTATTGATAAAATACTGAGTGAATTGAAACAATAATGaagtaaattattttaaaaacactattttaaaatatcaaacaaattctGCAGACATTTGTGCAATAATACTtgtgcttttttttatatagttgcAAGATTTATATTCGTTTCTTACCTGTAATTTTCCTCAAAAGTTCTGTTAAAAAATTCTATGATATTAGCAACTTTATGGAGTGGGTCATAACCAGCTTGGCCTCTCTCGACTGCTAAAGCATTGTCATTGCAGTGTAAAAACCTCAAAATTTCCTGGAATCTGTTTCTTGACATAATCTGGGGAAAATTTGGAGTGTATGTTAGTGCATTTATTTCCGTTTTCCCAATATGAAGCGTAAGAAGGTTTCCTGACTATTCCCATTGCTAACAGTAAACCAAAAAAGGCACTGAGTTCCTGCTTGGAAACTGGTTTCCAGTTATTTCCTCTTCCTTGTGGGGTTGGGTCATTAGCGTTTAACGTTGTTGTAGCATACCTATTTGTTTCTTCAACTATGATATCAAATAAACTGTTGTCATCTTCACTAATAAATTTCTCAAAGTAATCATATGGAGATAAATTTGCATCAAATCCAACAGGACCATGATCTGGACTGAATGATGGCAGTCTATCTATGACAAAAGAATTTGGCTCTATAATGGTGAACCACGGTCCATTTCTCAGGTTACCAGGTCTATTGATTTCATTTTCGGAATCTTCAGCATCCGTGACAAATGAGTCGGATATATCTGCATCACTATTGCCGTCTTCTGTAAACGACATTTTCACCCTGCACACCCAAATTTCACCCTGATTATTACGTCACTATGACGTCATAAATATGACGTCATGTACTCAACGTAATCGTCAATGACCTATGGTCAGTAGTACAGTTATATATAATTGAAGACATGGTGTAAAACAAGTGCAATGTCTTGATTTAATTGGTATACTTATTCAAATTTTGGAGACGACATATATGTCGCCTTGGCATTAAACCCCCGCACGACATATATGTCGCTTTGGCATTAAAGCTATAACGACATATATGTCGCCTTGGCATTAAGAGGGTTAGGAGAATAGCCACCAGAGTTATTTCAAAGATAGGGAAACAGAAAGGTACCACAGTGAGTAAAGAGGGTAAACCGAACTTTTAAAAAGAGAAGAAACCGCAAGGATGCTACCTCAAAAAAGATTTGCTACCAAAGATGACCCTGGGTATGGTATGTAAACTTCCGTGAAAACAGCTCATTCAAAATATCTGGCAGAAAATCATGCAAAGCATGTCAGCCTAGGAAAATGTGCAGCTCTAAGACCTAAAAATGCACTTGCAGCCAGTCACAGGGAGTATTAACCgggtcttggttttttttataactgttcATCCAACAAACCAACACGGACACATATTGCTATCCGCCGCGTGTCTTTCTGATATCGAAAACATTTAAGCTAATTTATTAATCTGTTCTATAATAAactaattgtatatatatatatatactttctttttttttttttaaatttaaatatttatatataaaatgataaaacagcagttgaacagattcaaaaaaaaaaaaacaacacaaaaatgtTAGCATACGCAAATGTTCTATTTACCTAAATTTTAGTCCTAATAAAAATAGGTTGGTGTTCAAACCTAAATTTTTATACATCCtaaaaattatattgaaagaGTTAATTCACGTATGAAACGGATCTTGTTTTTTTCCAACGACTGTTCATTCCACAAAACACCACGGAC includes:
- the LOC139503437 gene encoding piggyBac transposable element-derived protein 4-like, which gives rise to MIGFKGRHFLKQYIANKKAHRWGVKAWVLAESGSGYTHQLELYKGKSNAPRHPDGQGYKVVMDLTRPHFGNQHHVTIDSWFTSPKLVHDLRNRGTYCTGTVITTRKGMPQSFRKAKLPKGTILAKSQGPVMSVLYSDRRQVSLLTTAGSARMTRKPNSKGKVVKAPALVHKYNETMGGVDLGDQFIAQYEPQFRSLKLWKKILFNLLMTATVNAYICYRNTFVVQKKMDHLTFQQEIIQGLIGQHREGQTQPGRRCLLQSTRLTARHFIEWIPNKRRMRCAVCSGKENRFSGTRIRTWCPDCGVGLCVGRCFKHFHTLQIYEE